The following proteins come from a genomic window of Macadamia integrifolia cultivar HAES 741 chromosome 14, SCU_Mint_v3, whole genome shotgun sequence:
- the LOC122062057 gene encoding glucan endo-1,3-beta-glucosidase-like translates to MDATLLLFVGLLMAFLNRTGAQTGVCYGMNGNNLPSPQEVVDLYKSRNIRRMRLYYPNQAALQALNGSNIELILGVPNDALQAIANSTSTANDWVQTNVVAYSSTVKFWYIAVGNEVSPVNGNSEYVNYVLTAMKNIHSAISAAGLQITVTTAVETGLLGTSYPPSQGAFRSDVSSYIDPIISFLSGNGAPLLANVYPYFSYEDNTGSISLSYALFTSTSVVVTDQYSNLGYKNLFDAMVDALYSALDKAGGSSVGIVVSETGWPTAGGTSTTAANAETYNNNLIQHVKNGTPKRPKAIETYLFAMFDENRKSPEAEKHWGLFTADKQPKYEIDFSSSVPTNSTPSVADKPYCLNYYITLHFPSPL, encoded by the exons ATGGATGCCACACTGCTACTTTTTGTTGGGCTGTTAATGGCCTTCCTAAACAGaacag GGGCACAAACAGGTGTTTGTTATGGAATGAATGGCAACAATTTACCATCTCCACAAGAAGTTGTGGATCTATACAAATCACGAAACATCCGAAGGATGAGACTTTACTATCCAAACCAAGCAGCTCTCCAAGCCCTCAACGGCTCCAACATTGAACTCATATTGGGTGTCCCAAATGATGCCCTTCAAGCCATAGCCAACAGCACTTCCACTGCAAATGACTGGGTGCAGACTAATGTGGTAGCCTACTCGTCTACTGTAAAATTCTGGTACATCGCCGTCGGCAATGAAGTCAGTCCTGTAAATGGCAATTCTGAATATGTAAACTACGTTCTCACCGCCATGAAAAACATTCACAGTGCAATTTCAGCAGCTGGCTTACAAATCACAGTGACCACAGCTGTTGAAACTGGACTCCTTGGGACCTCCTACCCTCCATCCCAAGGTGCATTCAGGTCAGATGTGAGTTCATATATAGACCCAATTATATCTTTCCTTTCCGGAAACGGGGCACCACTACTAGCAAATGTGTATCCTTACTTCAGTTACGAGGATAACACAGGTTCCATCTCTCTTTCCTATGCCCTTTTTACATCCACATCAGTTGTGGTGACAGATCAATACAGTAACCTTGGATACAAAAACCTGTTTGATGCCATGGTCGATGCTCTCTACTCTGCTCTGGACAAGGCAGGTGGTTCCAGTGTTGGAATTGTTGTATCGGAGACCGGTTGGCCAACTGCAGGAGGTACCTCAACAACAGCAGCAAATGCAGAGACTTACAACAACAATCTGATTCAACATGTGAAGAATGGCACTCCGAAGAGGCCCAAAGCCATAGAGACTTATCTGTTTGCCATGTTCGATGAGAACCGAAAGAGTCCAGAGGCAGAAAAGCATTGGGGACTATTCACTGCAGATAAACAGCccaaatatgaaattgatttcaGTTCTTCAGTTCCTACAAATAGCACTCCATCCGTAGCAGATAAGCCATATTGCCTCAATTACTATATCACCTTGCATTTCCCTTCTCCTCTTTAA
- the LOC122062131 gene encoding uncharacterized protein LOC122062131, giving the protein MAFMFRKFQEAVKTLAKSPKFARDPRHLQFEADMNRLFLYTSYNRLGKDAEEADAEEIIDIATKAPFADQQKQIQENIHTQVKSFFKSMDEILLPNLDGKKEAHNLPLETTPAPRHSGLSLAVGRSEAPKNHIDVPETKPLSFAEVSQSLKDHLGYTLDLKKSQVSHKEAGQGLFLSGEATVGAVVAFYPGVLYSPAYYRCIPGYPRVDAHNSYLITRYDGIVINAQPWGTGGECREVWNGLGVSETRSDMDEVTDKGSDRIWKLLSKPLKGGQGGNGSEVLERRNPLALGHFANHPEKGMAPNVMVCPYDFPVTETAMRAYIPNVPFGNEEQVKMKRFGSFWFKYGSSGNNDSNVPTVKTLVLVASRTLCDEEILLNYRLSNTKRRPAWYTPVDEEEDRRRWS; this is encoded by the exons GCTGTGAAAACTCTTGCCAAGAGTCCCAAGTTTGCTAGAGATCCAAGGCATCTCCAATTTGAAGCAGACATGAACCGCCTCTTCCTTTATACCAG cTATAATCGCTTAGGGAAGGATGCTGAAGAAGCGGATGCAGAAGAGATTATTGATATAGCAACAAAAGCTCCCTTTGCTGATCAGCAGAAGCAAATACAAGAAAACATTCATACTCAAGTCAAAAGCTTCTTTAAGTCAAtggatgagattcttcttcccaATTTAGACGGGAAAAAGGAGGCTCATAATTTGCCTCTGGAAACAACTCCTGCTCCTCGCCATAGTGGCCTTAGTCTTGCCGTTGGCCGAAGTGAAGCACCTAAAAACCACATTG ATGTGCCTGAGACAAAGCCGCTGTCTTTTGCTGAGGTCTCGCAGAGTTTGAAAGATCACTTAGGCTACACTCTGGATCTCAAGAAATCTCAAGTCTCCCACAAAGAGGCTGGCCAAGGATTATTCTTAAGTGGTGAAGCCACTGTTGGTGCTGTAGTGGCTTTCTATCCTGGTGTGCTATATTCCCCAGCTTATTACCGTTGTATTCCTGGATACCCAAGGGTTGATGCACACAACTCATACTTGATTACAAGGTATGATGGGATTGTGATAAATGCCCAGCCTTGGGGTACAGGTGGTGAATGTCGTGAAGTATGGAATGGGTTAGGTGTCTCCGAAACCAGGTCTGATATGGATGAGGTTACAGATAAAGGTTCAGACCGCATTTGGAAACTACTTAGCAAGCCTTTGAAAGGTGGACAAGGGGGAAATGGTAGTGAAGTATTAGAACGGCGGAACCCCTTAGCATTGGGCCATTTTGCTAACCATCCAGAAAAGGGGATGGCCCCTAATGTCATGGTCTGCCCATATGATTTCCCAGTTACTGAGACTGCCATGAGAGCCTATATTCCCAATGTTCCATTTGGTAACGAGGAGCAAGTGAAAATGAAGAGGTTCGGTAGCTTTTGGTTTAAATATGGATCCTCAGGTAACAATGATTCAAATGTTCCTACTGTGAAGACTCTTGTTCTCGTGGCGTCTAGGACACTCTGTGATGAAGAGATACTTTTGAACTATCGGTTGAGCAACACCAAGCGGCGGCCGGCATGGTATACCCCAGTAGATGAGGAGGAAGACCGGAGGAGATGGAGCTAG